The Maylandia zebra isolate NMK-2024a linkage group LG4, Mzebra_GT3a, whole genome shotgun sequence genome segment GTCGTTAAAATACCACAATGACTTTTCCTACAAAAACCCATTACACAGAATAATAAGGTATACAGAAGAACAGTATGTTACAATAGTACAAATGATAAATTATATTATACAGTTATAATGCCAACAGGTTGAGCACGtatccaataaaaaaaaaaaaaaaattaaaaaaaaggaaagaaaaagcagcCTGCTCCCAGTACTATGAGAAAGGTAAATAGACacgaaaagaaaagaataaaggaGGCTGTTTATGCATACAAAGACAGACAGCCTGTAAGGTCAGTTAGTCCTCTTGATAAAAGCATAGTGAATACATAATGTAACACAGAGGAGCTCGCTACACACAGGCCACATTTTCACTGCACCATAGTCACGACTGTGAACAACGCTGCCAGGGATTCAAGAAAAAACGTTTTCCGGCTGCAGCGTTCTCAGACTGTTTGAGCGCGACGGCTCGAAGCCTTTGTTCTCTTTTCGACGCTTCTATGAACTTTCCTGCAATTGCTGAGAGTGAAGTTTAAGGTCAGGCCCGCAGTGAAAGACAAGGCCGGTGAGAAGGTGACACATCTTGAGCTAGAATATCATAGTAGTGTTTCCATGAACAAGACTTAGTTAGCAAATTTTATCCTGCAAAACACATCAAGCGTTAAGTCTGTTTTTATCTCGTtcactttttccttcttttatttttgcatatatttagttgagattaaaaaaatgtaaaaatgcttGCTGGTCTGCAGGGGTtgcatccattcattcattcaggacCCCCAAACGTAAAAAGCAATCACCACCGCCACCCTCGTGAAAAGCATACGCACACGTACGGTCGGAGCTGCCCctccttttgtttttgcctgAGAGAAATGAAGGTCTGCTTTAAGTGGATGTCTCCACGGTCCTGCAGAGTAGCTATCATACCAGAGCAGACCACGAGGGGGCGCCAATCCatatcaaaagaaaaattaacaagGAAGGAAAAACAAGCTTTCCACAGTCACATTGGCAGTTATTGAGAAAGATCTGAAGAAACTATTCTGACTTACACAAAAAAGGGTCTGTACACCAGGTGCAATTCATCCATAGCTGAATGTCATCAACCCACCTTTCACAACCAAAATGACGAAAGACAAGACACTCGGCTCGCTGTCAGTAAATGTGCTGATGTTCAGCCAACAGTAACACTTTCTTACACAAAACTCTGaacaaaatgtaaaacagctctgaaatataaaacattttaacaatgGAGTCTCTGATCTCAAGAGCGTCAATAAACAGAAAGAGAAGGGGGGAAATGTCAGTAAGCGGTGACTCTACTGTTCAAAGTAATCAGAGTACGGCATCCTCCGAAATCACAGTCGCTATGACTTTGGTAACAGTTGTGCTTCTAAGAGAAGAGAATTACATAGCCTACCCATAGGGTGACACAAACTAGagtaacaggaaaaaaaataaaataaagatgacACATGGCTTAGCTAGGTACACAGCTCCAAAACTCTGATAAGCTTGGCTATGGATTTACAcctaacacaaacaaaaacaaaataaagtaacCAACACAAGAAAACAACCGCACGTTTACGTAACATGACTCGCTGTTGTTTGCTGTGGGATTCCCTGTGCTATCAATAGACTGATCCTGGAACAACCCCctttgaaaatgtgtgtgtgagtgagtgcgtGCGTTCCCACTAGGTAATGTAATCCTGTAGATAGATTAACGCCAGCAAATCCAGTCAGAGGTAAACTCTTCCCACAATGCCAAGTGTCTGTCATatgctttaaaatatatatttttttgttaaagcaACAATCACTGATATCTGCTGCAAACATGCgggcacgcgcacacacacacacacacttaaggtCGTTGATGCCTAAGTTGCCCCTTGTTTGAGTTCCACTTCAGAAACTAATTCCAAATCAGTTTCCACTTATCAGACTGAGAAATGGGAAAACTTGTTCATGAAAGTACACTTGGAAACTAAATGCATTTCTCCTGCAAAcgcgcacatatacacacagacatacacacacaaacacaaccctCCTTCCACACGTATCCCTTTGAGCCTTGAAACaaacttaaatttaaaaaaaaacaaaaaaaacaaaaactgtcccATGATGCCTCACTGCATCCTATTTatatagcaaaaaaaacaaaaaatactgaTGCCACCACAGTTCATGTCTTTTTCACTACAAACATTTTGGGGGGGCTCAACATGTAGTAGTTAGTATCAGTACACTTGCATGTGAGCAAAAACacagatatttaaaaacaaacaaacaaaacatctcCTCTGAGAAGCTTTCATTGTTATTCCTGTGAACcactgaggtcaaaggtcatctgGAGGGTCTGAAGAAAGTTCAGAGATTAGAGGAAGTGACCAGATGAGAGTTGTGACCATGAGCCGAGgcactgtgtttttgtgtttgtgtgtgtgtgtcgactCGGCTGTTTTAAGCGGCTGGACGTCCTCCCTAAGCTAAGGTGTAGCGGTGAGCCCAacagtcacagaaaaaaaaagaaaaaaagaaagaaacaaaagaagaagaaaaaagcaaacaattGTGCAAAATTCCTGctttgtaacacacacacacactcgcacacagagTATAAACACATCTAACCATCTCTCATCTTTACTCCAGTGAGTGGAAGTTGACTCGCTGGAAAATACACAGTGTAAAAGTACTGAGATGtgcactctctcacacacacacaccagctggCAGGGCTTATAAAAGATTAGCTCTAGTGAAGAGATAAGATCCTGGCATTAGAACAGTCAGACTCTCCTGTCACTCCACtacagaagaggagaggagcGGTCCTAAAGGGAAGAAGTAAGGGAGAAATGATTGAGAAAAGGACAGGGAGGAGAGACTGTGGCCAAGTCCTGCCTCAGtggaaaaactgtaaacactgaCGCTACTCTTAAAAGTCTGTGGACTGATGCAAACTCTTTGTGGTCATCAACATTATCATTAGATCAGCATGGAACACAGGACTAGGCAGCTTgtaggagagaaagaaagagagaagaaaggAGTTAGGGAGTGTGGTAAGGTAGGAGAGGGTCCTGCTGGGACTCTGGCTTGGAGTTGGTTATAAATGGATAATTGAGATAAGACGTCTCCTTGTTCGTTTTGAAGCTTCTTGAGGGGCTAAAGTTGAAGAGTAAAAGGAAGGGTTACTCCATGATGTCCCTCTCCCTGTCATCCTCTCACAAAAGGAACGGGTTGGTGGTTCCGGTGTTTTGAGTCCCAGCCTGGGGGGGCATGCTCATCAGGGGCTGGGGCATGGACATGGAGGATGGAATCCCTGCGCTCATCCCCATGCCTCCCACAGCACCCACTCCAGGCATCGAGTGGCCCATGGGGGCCATACCTGTCAGAGGGACCATGGGGACGGGCTGAGGAGGCATGGAGGAAAGGCCTATGGGCTCTGCCATGCTGCCAAAGCCAGAGGGCATCGGGCTGACGCGCATCTGGTTGAGGGTGGGGGGAGCTGGCTGGCTCACTTGGAAGGGGTTGGCCGGGGTTGGAGCAGAGCCACCTAAATAAAGTGAGGGGATAACaaacaaaggaagaaaacaCATTAGTACAACAGTACATTGTGTTTAGTTGGGCTATGTCAGTTGGACATTATATAAAGTACTCGCTAAAATACTTCAAAGCTAACACTTTCTTCACCCATCCCACTAAGATtgttagaaaataaataaataataataataaatatataaaatattagaTTTCACATTCTCTTTGCTCTCCCACCTGTTGAAGCCAAGAATGGGTTGACAGCTGGCGCAGGCTGGGCCGGTTTGGTCACCAGAGAGTCTAAATTGACCAGGGCAGCATTGGGACCCAGGAAGGACTCAGGAGTCTTTCTAGTTGGGTTTGTGATGATGGAAGTAGATGCTGAGGTGGGAAGGGGATCAAATATGTCCAGGCTGCTACTGCTGGCCAGGCTGAGTTGGGAGGGGACAGAAGATGCAATGCCCATATCACCTGAAGAACAAAAGTAGAGGTAGTCGTATTTTACAGCTGAACGAGCTGCTTTCAGAATTGGGCAAAGCATTATGGATTTAATGCCTACTCCAGTCGGGCACGGCAAATAATTGAAGGCATCTACGATACCGAAGAGTAGTATTTGAACAAAAAGAATTGATTTACTGTGGTattctattttgttttgttctctaaACTTGCTGTCCATTTGGATTTCTCAGAGTCGCCGACCTACTAGCGGACATGTTTATCAGCACATGAGCAAACCAGATTCAGACTGAGAGTAAAACGAAACTGAGTTGATGCCATAAAATGATCAGAAGACGCTATTATGAGAAGACATCAGAGGCAGACAGCCTGGCTGTTTGTTGTGGCAGCAGTCAGATAGCAGTGGAGACATTCACTGATGCACTCATAAACCCAGCTTACTAGCAACACCacgcgcatgcacacacacaaacacacacaaacggaAATGTCAAAGATGAAAACTGCTGCCACAAAATAAGAAATGAAGTGTAGCAGATCTTAGAAACAGCCATGGTAAGATGAGATAGGCCTACAATGCCCCATAAATCTTGTAGATTTCAGCTGGAGCTCAAATCCGCTCCGTAGAAGGTCGCTTCACTTTATTCTTTTCCTCACCACCTCTTGGACTGCATTAGTGCTGCGTTAGTGTTGAGCTAGAGCAAAAGTCATCATCCTCCCACACTCAGACTAGAGAATAACACCGTCCAAACTGTTCACTGGAACCTTATCAGACACAGACCTGAATGGAGCTGTGAATAGGATTAGTTTAAATTTAGATGTAAATTCCCAAATCGAGATTTAACAAGAATCAGGTCATATCTGAGAGGGTTTCCCTAAACTGAGtctgataatttatttaacaATGTACCTTCAAAAGCTGCCCCAGATTACACCACAGTGAAATGGAACCAGACTGGAGCAAAGAGCTGTTTCCCGGCCACAATTTGATACAATTACTGCCAAATCAGCTTAAAAACCTAATTTTAGTGGTTATAATGCTGCCTTTGCTCCAGTCTGGTGATACTGACATATAAACACAAgacatgtgtgtgtctctgccaTGCAGAAGCAAcgcatctgcacagacagacactgacaaaaacaaaaaacaacaacaacaacaacaacaacacagactCCATGTCATTAGAGAGACAAAGACAGGGTGAGTACCAGTGgggacagaggaggaagagcgcaGGCTATCAAACTCTGAGAAGTCTTCTTTGGATGTACCATTGGATGCGCTCAACAGGTCAAAGCTACCTGAAAGGAGAAAATGCATACACAAATGCAAGAATACAAGACAATACACAAAGTAGACAAAAGTTCACATAAACACAGAGCAAATACATAAAAAGACAAATGGAATACAATATGAGTATGAATGACAATGAATACTTTGTGCTGTGTTGCTCTGTTGTGAGTTTGAGTCTTCAAGTCGACTGAATTTTCATTAAAACCTTGGAAaattatacagtacaaaaaaGTATAAACAAGAATCATCCAATTTCAGAGTGCTTTAATTCGGTAACAATCGAAACACATACAGGGATTCGTGAGTTTCACATGATTGCCAGTGGGTAACATAACGACAGCAGTGGATGCACCGacttgtgtatctgacggacaaacagcAAACCAATCACACGGACACATGCTGTGTGTCAGGAGGTAAACGCACTGCACAGTTGTAAACATTGTAAGCTCTCTATGTGAAACTTAAATTCAGCCATGTATTCTAAAAGTCACCgcaagatttttaaaaagctctttGAAATCGGAtgattctttttaaaacattgtGTACTTGcaactttaatttattaatCACAATGTAAGAAGCAACATGACAGGTCACCTTGGTACTTAGTTGGCAGCAAAGCTGGCTATGTTTAGGGAGAGAGAAGGTTACCTGTGTTGGAGGGTTTGGGGCGGGCTGCTGCAGAACCCCATGGGTCAGAAGCAGGAATGGAGTTGGGCGCCCAGGGATCGCTGCTCTTGATGGGTGGGACAGTAGAAGTGCCCCATGGGTCCACTGAGGTTGCTGGCTTAGGGGCAGATCCTGGAGGGAAGGGGAGACATTCAATGTTCTGTGGGTGAGGGATTAAAGGTATATACAGGTAAAGAGAGGGGAGTGAATTGGTGAAAAGCAGGGTTAATTTAATGCGCTGAGCCCCCCTGGGCCTCACTTAATACATCAGTCCAGCCTCGAGTTGAGGAAGGAAAACCAACAAGCACCTTAtccttgaaaaattatttatGTTACCGAATTACATCACAGAATCCAGAATGAACGGTCAACCAAACACACGACAGATAAGGGATAAAAACGCAGTAAGCTCCCTCATTTCTGGGCTGCCGCTCTTTCAACAGTCCTCAAATTTTATCATTAGGTACATTTCACAGAGTACAGAGAGCAAACAGTGCGAGGGATCATGTGATTTCATTTAGGACTCCAAAGAATCTGTGTTATAATTATCTAAAAATCTCACATATGTGATTTCGTCTGTGATTATGCTGCAACAGAAACTATCATGCCCTTCCttaatcaaacatttaaacaaattttCTGTAAACCCGAGACTAACAAATACTGAAATAAACTGAGTAATTACTGCATAGTTCATTTCAGTTCAATCTATCCACATAGACACTCCCTCTCACACGCCAACCTCATCATGACAGAGGACTATTACATATCTGACTCCCCGAGCCTGCTTTTCTCCCAGCATCATGATCCCTTCCTTCACAATGTCTTCCGCTAACTCTCACCCTCCCCAACCCTCAGTGCAGTAATGCTGCTGAGCCAGTGGAGCAGCATTCCTGTGTAACAAAGAGTCACAGTCCTGCAAGCGGCAGGTGGAGAGCAGAAATctttcacacacatgcaaactttTCAGTGATAGTAtgtagtagagcagggcgatatggtcaaaaatatatatcacgatatatatttggaaaatttgcgataacgatataatttctgcgagacaaaatacaactccacaactttactagcgcaaaaaaaaCCTGATCCATTCATtttacttaaacaagcagctgtttttatgtgcattaaagctatataaacatttaacagtgcaaatgcaaattccttgctgaaagtttaaccaaaaggtatttccagtagaaatgggctgacatatcctgagcataaccatgtataatatccactgaagttaaaaagaggtgctttgcaacatgaaaccacagtgtgccaaataaaaaagtcaaatacgtATTtctcggaccataaggtgcacgggattataaggcacattaagtgaaacaaagcagtcagataaatcaaactttattcaactcattcttcttgcttcttccacttctgtacctttgattcattaatgctgtattctatcacagctgctctattcccttgttgttgcagtatattattgactaacctcgtattgtggatggattgtctcaattgttctcctgactgaagtttggtctgtttacagcatcctgccatgcgattgcatttgtctctaaccatgaggaaccttcacgttaacttttatcgagtggaaaagtgttagtgttcgtcctcgagcttcactgtttatgttgtgctaacatagctgtgtcgctagcgatcacgtagcacatcattataaaccagctagcccaacttcagtaaccctacaaacgtcactgctgtttagttttctgtcttcatttatgttggaagtgatagcagagctgtacgtttgaattttttcagaaatctctcagtcagaacatgctatatcatgtttaggtaactagcgaaactagcgagctaacttccgctaacttcctgctaacttctaactccgaattctgttttcatggatgcctggatgttaaacttcatagttacacctggtaaagcagcaatgatGATCATTTCATTAAaggtgaaagaatttagacagttttaaactctcagtgACGTTTGTTTGACTTCGGGACTTTAAaggacggagtttaggacccagattacttcCAGATTTACAAGCACCTTAGTCGACAAATACAGCGGCCCCActtgcatgttctacaaaaaaaaagtgctttgttgtgtatctgacggacaaacaccaaaccagttaagctgcaccatttttacaaaacaATTCTGGCTCATCCTTTTCACTCAATCTACTTTCCCCATTCACATTCTCCGTTACCGTGCATTCTCCGTGCTTTTtcggcactgcgcatgcgcgttttacccatattctaccgtgatgtcattttcttatcgttgcctagCTTTGTACCGGTATTACCTTGAACAGTATAATACGGCCCAGCCCTAGTATGTAGATCTCACATGATGTAACAACTTTCAAGAAAGCaagagtgtgtgtatgtatataccATAAGGCTGCCATGGGTCagctgatgcagcagcagctccgGCCCCAGCTCCCGTGCCCCAGGGGTCAGCACTGGCACCAGGCTCGGGGACATCCATTAGATCCATCAAAGTGGACTGTGGCTACAAAGAGAGACCCATGGGTTAGAAAATAACAAAACGACAGGAGACCAGATAAAAGGAAAATTAAGCATGGAGACAAAAGAGGAAATATACAAAGGGGGTGATTGAAGATATACACGGAATatatgaaatggaaaaaagtaGGAAAGACAATCCGTTGGCCATTATCCTGCACATGAATACTGTTCAAACATAGAGGGTAGTTATGTCATTACGCATTGAGAACAACATGAGTCATTGTCGTGCAACCGTACGTCTTCAACTCTTTATCTCTCCGTGGCCTCAAACTGCAGCCGGGCACTTATTCAGGCAGAATAATGACAAATAAACTCGGCAGTCTGCTGCCAGTTAGCGGCTTCATTACGGCTACTGAAGGGAGCAGACAGGGTGAGGCAGAAAAAGGAGATGGGGAGAGACAAGACTATTTCAGGAGCGTGTTTGCGATAATGGAATAACTGAGTCACCGCAACCACTACGCTTATGTGCTTTTtacctcttttttcttcttggcAACTTTTGCAGAGCCTGGGCCTTCTTTCTTACTCTCCTCTAAGGCCATTTGTAGTCTCAGGTCATCTCCTCGGCGTATGCGCtcctcctgcacacacacagaaagaccaaCCCATGTGTAACTTATCTCATTCTtctcaacatggcatttttcAAAGTGATGTTCAAttaaagatgtgtttttgtaCTACTAATCTTATTTTTACTGCAAAATAGGCTCATTTATTGTATGTTTACTGAAAACTAGCGCTGTGCAATACTGAAAATATTGACATCAAGCTAATGcaaagtaaatacagggccaaTAATGCCAATTGTGGACTTAGAAGGGTAGCTTACATACAAAGCTCATGACTCTGAagacattttaatgaccactaaatcactgtgatttttttcctatataaataattagttaacacaacaaaacactccTTTCAGCTGTTTTTGAATATGGGCTTTTTGAAGACCTGGAATATAAGTGTGCCTTTCTCTAAGGTTGTTTTCACACCTGCTGCGTTTAGTCAGCTTTAATCAAACTCTGGTTCATTTTCCCCTTTGGCCCCCAATCTGAACCAACTACCAGAAGTATATCGCAATTCTGAGCTAAACAACTTGCCACTGCCACGTATGCTTTGTTCTTTAGGATGTGGCACGGTACTAGAGGTCTGCAAATGTCTTTATGGGCTAGAAACTTTACGTTAAATTAACGTAGTTTCTCCATATTCTCCAGAACACaccacctttatttttttatttttcttccttccgCTTATTGGCCGGACACATCAGGCCAAAAGGTGAATTGAACATTCTCATGTTGTTGGCAGTGATGCACAAACCATGGGGCAAAAGCTGATACGGAGAAAACAAACTATTGGTGTGAGAATGCCATGAAGCACTTTTAAACAACACAAGTCAACTCAATGTCCTATAGTTGACATGACCGTTAAC includes the following:
- the epn2 gene encoding epsin-2 isoform X1; translation: MPSTIRRQMKNMVNNYSEAEKKVREATSNDPWGPSSSLMSDIADLTYNVVAFSEIMNMIWKRLNDHGKNWRHVYKALTLLDYLIKTGSERVALQCKENIFAIQTLKDFQYIDRDGKDQGINVREKSKQLVVLLKDEDRLKGERSQALKTKERMAQVSTGSSHMGFGRGSSQPNLSTSYSEEYGRSEGSPASYHGSTSPNAGSELEQARPQTSGEEELQLQLALAMSREAAEQEERIRRGDDLRLQMALEESKKEGPGSAKVAKKKKEPQSTLMDLMDVPEPGASADPWGTGAGAGAAAASADPWQPYGSAPKPATSVDPWGTSTVPPIKSSDPWAPNSIPASDPWGSAAARPKPSNTGSFDLLSASNGTSKEDFSEFDSLRSSSSVPTGDMGIASSVPSQLSLASSSSLDIFDPLPTSASTSIITNPTRKTPESFLGPNAALVNLDSLVTKPAQPAPAVNPFLASTGGSAPTPANPFQVSQPAPPTLNQMRVSPMPSGFGSMAEPIGLSSMPPQPVPMVPLTGMAPMGHSMPGVGAVGGMGMSAGIPSSMSMPQPLMSMPPQAGTQNTGTTNPFLL
- the epn2 gene encoding epsin-2 isoform X2; the encoded protein is MPSTIRRQMKNMVNNYSEAEKKVREATSNDPWGPSSSLMSDIADLTYNVVAFSEIMNMIWKRLNDHGKNWRHVYKALTLLDYLIKTGSERVALQCKENIFAIQTLKDFQYIDRDGKDQGINVREKSKQLVVLLKDEDRLKGERSQALKTKERMAQVSTGSSHMGFGRGSSQPNLSTSYSEEYGRSEGSPASYHGSTSPNAGSELEQARPQTSGEEELQLQLALAMSREAAEQEERIRRGDDLRLQMALEESKKEGPGSAKVAKKKKEPQSTLMDLMDVPEPGASADPWGTGAGAGAAAASADPWQPYGSAPKPATSVDPWGTSTVPPIKSSDPWAPNSIPASDPWGSAAARPKPSNTGDMGIASSVPSQLSLASSSSLDIFDPLPTSASTSIITNPTRKTPESFLGPNAALVNLDSLVTKPAQPAPAVNPFLASTGGSAPTPANPFQVSQPAPPTLNQMRVSPMPSGFGSMAEPIGLSSMPPQPVPMVPLTGMAPMGHSMPGVGAVGGMGMSAGIPSSMSMPQPLMSMPPQAGTQNTGTTNPFLL